In Humulus lupulus chromosome 7, drHumLupu1.1, whole genome shotgun sequence, the following are encoded in one genomic region:
- the LOC133791704 gene encoding uncharacterized protein LOC133791704, with translation MFRKNKIGISGLMETKLRGNKIDEFMGHRFPNWDYYSSPSIEGRLLILWRKGIAKLSILEDSSQLVHCQVKLIGIHNVFYVTFVYGFNSVDSRRSLWCDLTRISLSVKAWLVLGDFNAPFPGDDRSGGCSITSGELVDPIGWKTTAKIESIKSTGSYFTWTNNQEGLARIFSKIDHALINEEWLDSFLHCLVVFKWEVVSDHCSCIISNIPLEAMGTKLFRFYNFWSCHLDFIQLVLNSWRAPVHATGLRAIFTRLVRLKHKLKKLNRDRFGDIGSGYRSAMEALQTAQLQAQEKPQDFHLQEGDINSSFFHAFLKKRKAENSITSYINDQGLLIEDFKEVVGHFVDHFKNHLGSSSLASGLVDQSCMALGSKLTVEQQLYLLKPFSAKEIRAALFSIPSSKSPGPDGYGSGFFKSVWKHIG, from the exons ATGTTTAGGAAGAATAAGATTGGTATTAGTGGTCTAATGGAAACTAAATTACGAGGTAATAAAATAGATGAGTTCATGGGACATCGATTTCCTAATTGGGATTATTATTCCAGCCCAAGTATCGAAGGAAGATTGTTAATTCTTTGGCGGAAGGGAATAGCTAAGTTGAGTATCTTGGAAGACTCTTCTCAGTTGGTTCACTGTCAAGTTAAGTTGATTGGTATCCATAATGTTTTCTATGTTACGTTTGTGTATGGGTTTAATTCAGTTGATAGTAGGAGGAGCCTTTGGTGTGATCTAACTCGCATTTCGCTTTCTGTTAAAGCTTGGCTGGTTCTTGGGGATTTTAATGCCCCTTTTCCAGGTGATGATAGGTCTGGTGGCTGCTCTATAACTAGTGGTGAATTGGTTGATCCTATAGGGTGGAAAACTACTGCTAAAATTGAATCTATCAAGAGCACGGGTTCTTATTTCACGTGGACAAACAACCAAGAAGGATTAGCTAGGATCTTCTCCAAAATTGATCATGCTCTCATAAATGAAGAGTGGCTGGATAGTTTTCTGCATTGTTTGGTTGTATTTAAATGGGAGGTGGTGTCGGATCATTGCTCATGTATTATATCTAATATTCCTCTGGAGGCTATGGGAACAAAACTTTttagattttataatttttggtcTTGTCACCTTGATTTTATTCAATTGGTGTTGAATAGTTGGAGAGCCCCCGTTCATGCTACTGGTTTGAGGGCGATTTTTACCAGGCTAGTTCGTTTGAAGCACAAGCTTAAGAAGCTTAATAGGGACAGGTTTGGAGATATTGGTTCTGGCTACCGATCGGCTATGGAAGCTCTTCAAACTGCCCAACTTCAGGCTCAAGAAAAGCCTCAAGACTTTCATCTGCAGGAG GGTGATATAAATTCCTCTTTTTTTCACGCTTTCCTGAAGAAGAGGAAAGCTGAGAACTCCATTACTTCTTATATTAATGATCAAGGGTTATTGATAGAAGACTTTAAGGAGGTGGTAGGCCATTTTGTGGATCATTTTAAGAATCATTTGGGCAGTTCTAGTTTGGCCTCAGGATTAGTAGACCAAAGTTGTATGGCTTTAGGCTCTAAGCTTACTGTGGAGCAGCAACTATATCTTTTAAAGCCTTTCTCAGCCAAGGAAATTAGAGCTGCTTTGTTTAGTATTCCTAGTTCTAAATCGCCTGGTCCAGATGGTTATGGTTCTGGTTTTTTCAAATCTGTGTGGAAGCATATAGGTTAG
- the LOC133791702 gene encoding sister-chromatid cohesion protein 3-like: protein MSRHQLLPDDDLGPLYDLLIDEPPEIRYAIKALVYDHLIAQKFNSSQSGEGSNSSEVHLGRMLQILREFSTDQILSNYVIDDVWEYMKAMKLDHL from the exons ATGTCAAG ACATCAACTTCTACCTGATGATGATTTGGGTCCATTATACGACTTGCTTATTGACGAGCCGCCAGAAATCAGGTATGCCATCAAAGCATTAGTGTATGATCACTTGATTGCCCAAAAGTTTAATAGCTCCCAATCTG GTGAAGGAAGCAACTCTTCTGAGGTCCATCTGGGCAGAATGTTGCAGATACTGAGAGAATTCTCCACTGATCAAATTCTAAGCAATTACGTGATTGATGATGTTTGGGAGTACATGAAGGCCATGAAG CTGGATCATCTATAG